In Streptomyces nojiriensis, one genomic interval encodes:
- a CDS encoding molybdopterin-dependent oxidoreductase, with protein MTTWPVSRAARGPGATVWAPETVTADPYNAQTPSAALAEPVTPVGAFFVRDHFGIPRTPPGRWRLRIGGAAAAAPFALGYEELLAMEHRELDVVVECAGNGRSLMTPRPPGLPWGQQAVGCAHFAGVPFRLLAERALIGPSAVEVVFTGADSGPVRGHRAAFERSLPLAAALHPDTLLVTRMNGEPLAPEHGAPVRLVVPGRYAVADVKWLVGIRAVTRPFTGVFQSEEYLYEASRGTPEGPVTSVRVKSLITEPEPDTAVRRDHETLVRGRAWSGDGVPLRSVEVRAEYEDDDRHRERGWHEALLEAPAGPYGWSGWSFRWTPRRPGPYRLVSRATDAHGGTQPPQAPWNARGYGCNPVACVDVVVV; from the coding sequence ATGACCACATGGCCGGTTTCACGAGCGGCCCGAGGGCCCGGCGCCACGGTCTGGGCGCCCGAAACAGTCACCGCAGACCCGTACAACGCCCAGACCCCCTCGGCCGCGCTGGCCGAGCCGGTCACCCCCGTCGGGGCCTTCTTCGTACGCGACCACTTCGGCATTCCCCGGACCCCGCCCGGCCGCTGGCGGCTGCGGATCGGCGGCGCCGCGGCAGCCGCCCCCTTCGCCCTCGGCTACGAAGAGCTGCTCGCGATGGAGCACCGGGAACTCGACGTCGTCGTGGAGTGCGCGGGCAACGGCCGCAGCCTGATGACACCCCGCCCGCCCGGCCTGCCGTGGGGCCAGCAGGCGGTGGGCTGCGCGCACTTCGCCGGAGTGCCCTTCCGCCTCCTCGCCGAGCGGGCCCTGATCGGACCCTCGGCCGTGGAAGTGGTCTTCACCGGGGCCGACTCCGGCCCGGTGCGCGGCCACCGGGCGGCCTTCGAGCGCAGCCTCCCGCTCGCCGCGGCCCTCCACCCGGACACCCTCCTCGTCACCCGCATGAACGGAGAGCCGCTCGCCCCCGAGCACGGGGCGCCGGTCCGCCTGGTGGTCCCCGGCCGCTACGCGGTCGCCGACGTGAAGTGGCTGGTCGGGATCCGGGCCGTGACCCGCCCGTTCACCGGTGTCTTCCAGAGCGAGGAGTACCTCTACGAGGCCTCCCGCGGCACCCCCGAAGGCCCGGTGACCAGCGTCCGGGTCAAGTCGCTCATCACCGAGCCCGAACCGGACACGGCCGTGCGCCGGGACCACGAGACCCTCGTCCGCGGCCGCGCCTGGTCGGGTGACGGGGTGCCGCTGCGCAGCGTCGAGGTGCGCGCCGAGTACGAGGACGACGACCGCCACCGCGAGCGCGGCTGGCACGAGGCCCTCCTCGAAGCGCCCGCAGGCCCCTACGGCTGGAGCGGCTGGTCGTTCCGGTGGACGCCGCGGCGGCCCGGACCGTACCGGCTGGTCTCCCGCGCCACCGACGCCCACGGCGGCACGCAGCCGCCGCAGGCCCCGTGGAACGCCCGCGGCTACGGCTGCAACCCCGTGGCCTGCGTCGACGTGGTGGTCGTATGA
- a CDS encoding aromatic amino acid transaminase, with the protein MLELLPTPPTDPLWDLTYEFGSDERPERLNLVLGVYRDQTGTTPVMTAVREAEIRLAERSDSKEYRGLSGNAAFNRSLLELVLGPAGPTDRAAAVQTVAGSGALRLLADLICRTRPGTTVWISDPAYVNHRPILEAAGLRVRTFGWRDAEGGFDTAGVLRELQDAQRDDVVLLQGCCHNPTGVDPLLDDWEALAESAARRGWVPFVDLAYHGLGDGLEADLLPTRMLAARVPEMLIAVSCSKNFGLYSDRVGCAIVLGASGQAVRHAETALQNAARTLYSMPPEHGAAVVTTILEDEGLRAAWRAELEVMRGRIMDNRADLIAHLSALGCGDQARSLARQKGMFSMLPLSAQQMLRLRRQYAVYGTTSGRINIAGIPAHRIPCLARGIAGVLGTADAPRAIPTLPRRQQSGAAAAVQA; encoded by the coding sequence ATGCTTGAGCTCCTCCCCACGCCGCCCACCGACCCGCTGTGGGACCTGACCTACGAGTTCGGCAGCGACGAGCGGCCCGAACGCCTCAACCTCGTCCTCGGCGTCTACCGGGACCAGACGGGCACCACCCCCGTCATGACCGCCGTGCGCGAGGCCGAGATCCGCCTGGCGGAGCGCTCGGACTCCAAGGAGTACCGGGGGCTCTCCGGCAACGCCGCCTTCAACCGCTCCCTGCTGGAACTGGTCCTCGGCCCGGCCGGGCCGACCGACCGGGCGGCGGCCGTCCAGACGGTCGCGGGCTCCGGCGCGCTGCGGCTGCTGGCCGACCTGATCTGCCGGACCCGCCCGGGCACCACGGTGTGGATCAGCGATCCGGCCTATGTCAACCACCGGCCCATCCTGGAGGCCGCCGGGCTGCGCGTGCGCACGTTCGGCTGGCGCGACGCCGAGGGCGGCTTCGACACGGCCGGTGTGCTGCGGGAACTGCAGGACGCGCAGCGGGACGACGTGGTCCTGCTCCAGGGCTGCTGCCACAACCCCACGGGCGTCGACCCGCTGCTGGACGACTGGGAGGCGCTCGCCGAGTCGGCCGCCCGCCGCGGCTGGGTGCCCTTCGTCGACCTCGCCTATCACGGGCTCGGCGACGGCCTGGAGGCCGACCTGCTGCCCACGCGCATGCTGGCGGCGCGGGTGCCGGAAATGCTGATCGCGGTCAGCTGCTCGAAGAACTTCGGCCTCTACAGCGACCGCGTCGGCTGCGCCATCGTGCTCGGCGCCTCGGGGCAGGCCGTCCGGCACGCCGAGACCGCCCTGCAGAACGCCGCCCGGACGCTCTACTCGATGCCGCCCGAGCACGGTGCGGCCGTCGTGACCACGATCCTGGAGGACGAGGGGCTGCGGGCCGCCTGGCGGGCGGAGCTGGAGGTCATGCGCGGCCGGATCATGGACAACCGGGCCGATCTGATCGCCCACCTCAGCGCGCTCGGCTGCGGGGACCAGGCGCGCTCGCTCGCCCGGCAGAAGGGCATGTTCTCGATGCTGCCGCTGTCCGCCCAGCAGATGCTCCGGCTGCGCAGGCAGTACGCCGTCTACGGCACGACCTCGGGGCGGATCAACATCGCGGGCATCCCGGCGCACCGGATCCCCTGCCTCGCCCGGGGCATCGCGGGCGTCCTCGGCACGGCCGACGCGCCCCGTGCCATCCCGACGCTTCCTCGCCGGCAGCAGTCCGGAGCGGCCGCCGCCGTTCAGGCGTAA
- a CDS encoding O-acetyl-ADP-ribose deacetylase, translating to MVRITLVRGDITAEKADAIVNAANSSLLGGGGVDGAIHRRGGPEILAACEDLRRSHYGKGLATGRAVATTAGRLAAGHVIHTVGPVWSREEDRSALLASCYSESLRTADELGARTVAFPAISTGIYGWPMDDGARIAVETVRRARTEVQEVRFVLFDEAAYEAFETAVSASS from the coding sequence ATGGTCCGTATCACCCTGGTCCGCGGTGACATCACCGCGGAGAAGGCCGACGCGATCGTCAACGCGGCGAACTCCTCGCTGCTCGGTGGCGGCGGGGTCGACGGCGCCATCCACCGACGCGGCGGGCCGGAGATCCTCGCGGCCTGCGAGGACCTGCGGCGTTCGCACTACGGCAAGGGGCTGGCGACGGGCCGGGCCGTCGCCACCACGGCCGGGCGGCTCGCCGCCGGGCACGTCATCCACACGGTGGGACCGGTCTGGTCGCGCGAGGAGGACCGGTCGGCGCTGCTGGCCTCCTGCTACAGCGAGTCGCTGCGGACCGCCGACGAGCTGGGGGCCCGTACGGTCGCCTTCCCGGCCATCTCCACCGGAATCTACGGCTGGCCGATGGACGACGGGGCGCGGATCGCGGTGGAGACGGTGCGCCGCGCACGTACCGAGGTGCAGGAAGTGCGGTTCGTGCTCTTCGACGAGGCCGCCTACGAGGCCTTCGAGACGGCGGTGTCGGCCTCCTCCTGA
- a CDS encoding SpoIIE family protein phosphatase → MDTYQATSEVPDPPPAAVGYAGVLSELLPIALWREDADGRIVEWSLAAQDLLGHRPEDIIGLPGSAVLVPEANHELADQLTRRVQSGETVVGTLPVRHRDGHRVPMEMWIVPAADPQGRTGALLIAVETSEVLHMRDSLAALQSLFTQSPIGLATLGTDLRFLRVNDALARMNGVSAAEHLGKRLTEVVPGVNADALEATMRQVLDRGTAVVDVRRTGRTPADPEHDRTWSCSYAPLLDGSGRALGVIASLIDITEGQRAQADAERARHRFALLAEAGTRIGTTLDLHQTAQEIVDVLVPQLADSADVQLLEAVLLPDEGPVPAASTRGVLRRLAAHFPDPTAPTAKLAPGQTFQVPTGTSYERVIAEGRPMNLYLADIPALITSPRAEALRTYLATLGSARLVPLVARGTVLGAVAVTRTREREPFDEQDCILVDDLVARAALNIDNARMYTLQRQAALTLQRSLTNSALPEVPGLELTGRYLPASDHDVGGDWYDVIPLPGGRTGLVIGDVMGHGIHAAAVMGQLRTAVRTLARHDVPPARLLRSLDAVVADLGEDEMATCVYAVHDASSGVCVIARAGHPPPAVVTPDGAVTFLDGPPGTPLGTGGRDFRTEEVRLPPGSLLVLYTDGLIEARDRDLDQGMAQLAGALRRVEQPLEDLCEGILRLLLPYAQQDDVAVLLARTRAV, encoded by the coding sequence TTGGACACTTACCAGGCGACGAGCGAGGTGCCGGACCCGCCGCCCGCGGCTGTCGGGTACGCGGGCGTGCTCAGCGAGCTGCTGCCGATCGCCCTGTGGCGGGAGGACGCCGACGGGCGCATCGTGGAATGGTCGCTGGCCGCCCAGGACCTGCTCGGGCACCGCCCCGAGGACATCATCGGCCTCCCCGGCAGCGCCGTGCTCGTCCCCGAGGCCAACCACGAGCTCGCCGACCAGCTGACCCGCCGCGTCCAGTCCGGCGAGACCGTCGTCGGCACCCTGCCCGTGCGCCACCGCGACGGCCACCGCGTCCCGATGGAGATGTGGATCGTCCCCGCCGCCGACCCGCAGGGCCGGACGGGGGCCCTGCTCATCGCCGTGGAGACCTCCGAGGTGCTCCACATGCGGGACTCCCTCGCCGCCCTGCAGAGCCTGTTCACCCAGTCGCCCATCGGCCTCGCCACCCTCGGCACCGACCTGCGGTTCCTCCGCGTCAACGACGCCCTGGCCCGGATGAACGGCGTCTCCGCCGCCGAGCACCTCGGCAAGCGGCTCACCGAGGTGGTCCCCGGCGTCAACGCCGACGCGCTGGAGGCCACCATGCGGCAGGTCCTCGACCGGGGCACCGCCGTCGTCGACGTCCGCCGCACCGGGCGGACCCCCGCCGACCCGGAGCACGACCGGACCTGGTCCTGCTCGTACGCCCCGCTGCTGGACGGCTCCGGCCGGGCCCTCGGCGTGATCGCCTCGCTCATCGACATCACCGAGGGCCAGCGGGCCCAAGCCGACGCCGAACGGGCCCGGCACCGGTTCGCCCTGCTCGCCGAGGCGGGCACCCGCATCGGCACCACCCTGGACCTCCACCAGACCGCCCAGGAGATCGTGGACGTGCTGGTCCCGCAGCTCGCGGACTCGGCCGACGTACAGCTGCTCGAAGCGGTCCTGCTCCCCGACGAGGGACCGGTCCCCGCGGCCTCCACCCGCGGTGTCCTGCGCCGACTGGCCGCCCACTTCCCCGACCCGACCGCCCCCACCGCGAAACTCGCCCCCGGACAGACCTTCCAGGTCCCCACGGGCACCAGCTACGAGCGGGTCATCGCCGAGGGACGGCCCATGAACCTCTACCTCGCCGACATCCCGGCACTGATCACCTCCCCGCGCGCCGAGGCACTGCGCACCTACCTCGCCACCCTGGGCTCGGCCCGCCTGGTCCCGCTGGTCGCCCGCGGCACCGTGCTCGGCGCCGTCGCCGTCACCCGCACGCGCGAGCGGGAACCCTTCGACGAGCAGGACTGCATCCTCGTCGACGATCTGGTCGCCCGCGCGGCCCTCAACATCGACAACGCCCGGATGTACACCCTCCAGCGCCAGGCGGCCCTGACCCTCCAGCGCAGCCTCACCAACAGCGCGCTGCCCGAGGTCCCGGGCCTCGAACTCACCGGGCGCTACCTGCCCGCCAGCGACCACGACGTCGGCGGGGACTGGTACGACGTCATCCCGCTGCCCGGCGGCCGGACCGGGCTGGTCATCGGGGACGTCATGGGCCACGGGATCCACGCCGCCGCCGTCATGGGCCAGCTGCGCACGGCGGTACGCACCCTCGCGCGCCACGACGTGCCGCCGGCCCGGCTGCTGCGCTCGCTCGACGCCGTCGTGGCCGACCTGGGCGAGGACGAGATGGCCACCTGCGTGTACGCCGTCCACGACGCGTCCTCCGGCGTCTGCGTGATCGCCCGGGCCGGCCACCCGCCGCCCGCCGTCGTCACCCCCGACGGAGCCGTCACCTTCCTCGACGGCCCGCCCGGTACCCCGCTGGGCACGGGCGGGCGGGACTTCCGCACCGAGGAGGTGCGGCTGCCGCCCGGGAGCCTGCTCGTGCTCTACACCGACGGCCTCATCGAGGCCCGCGACCGGGACCTCGACCAGGGCATGGCCCAGCTGGCGGGGGCCCTGCGCCGGGTGGAGCAGCCCCTCGAGGACCTGTGCGAGGGGATCCTGCGGCTGCTGCTGCCGTACGCCCAGCAGGACGACGTCGCCGTGCTGCTCGCCCGCACCCGGGCGGTGTGA
- a CDS encoding DMT family transporter has product MVATHTTRATLPPDAAGPRAGHPGRRGLSPQAEGMLALLVTVSIWAAFALSARALSGSSLLPADAALLRFGVPLVVLFPALWRRRRAIAAVRPGPAVKIVCGAGVPFFLAAMHGGALTSAAFVGSIVPGMVPLFVSLIMIRRGHGAPRGTQAAGLALIAAGVAALVWRYVVPVDTDVLLGAGTLLVASGLWALYTVGLREVDLDPIGSIGLLCLPSFAVIGVLVLTGVLPTGIAHAAGRDIALFLVVQGLGVGLCAGLLYAFAIRRLGAERSAVFGSLSPVAVVLLAVPLLGETPTFAVLVGVPLITAGVVLANRRPRPKVPADA; this is encoded by the coding sequence TTGGTCGCGACGCACACCACCCGGGCGACCCTGCCTCCCGATGCGGCGGGCCCGCGGGCCGGACACCCCGGCCGGCGCGGGCTCTCCCCACAGGCCGAGGGCATGCTGGCGCTGCTGGTCACCGTGTCGATCTGGGCGGCCTTCGCGCTCAGCGCCCGGGCCCTGAGCGGTTCCTCGCTGCTGCCCGCCGACGCGGCCCTGCTGCGCTTCGGTGTCCCCCTCGTCGTCCTGTTCCCCGCCCTGTGGCGGCGCCGGCGCGCCATCGCCGCGGTGCGGCCGGGGCCCGCCGTGAAGATCGTCTGCGGTGCCGGGGTGCCGTTCTTCCTGGCCGCGATGCACGGCGGCGCGCTGACCTCCGCCGCCTTCGTCGGCTCCATCGTCCCCGGCATGGTCCCGCTGTTCGTCTCCCTGATCATGATCCGCCGTGGCCACGGCGCCCCCCGGGGCACGCAGGCCGCCGGGCTCGCCCTGATCGCGGCCGGGGTGGCCGCCCTCGTCTGGCGCTACGTCGTGCCCGTCGACACCGACGTACTCCTCGGCGCCGGCACGCTCCTGGTGGCCAGCGGCCTCTGGGCCCTCTACACCGTGGGGCTGCGCGAGGTCGACCTCGACCCGATCGGGTCGATCGGGCTGCTGTGCCTGCCCTCCTTCGCGGTGATCGGCGTCCTGGTGCTGACCGGGGTGCTCCCCACCGGCATCGCGCACGCGGCGGGCCGCGACATCGCGCTGTTCCTCGTCGTGCAGGGGCTGGGGGTCGGCCTGTGCGCGGGCCTGCTGTACGCCTTCGCCATCCGCCGCCTCGGCGCCGAGCGCAGCGCCGTCTTCGGCAGCCTCAGCCCCGTCGCCGTGGTCCTGCTCGCCGTCCCGCTCCTCGGCGAGACGCCGACCTTCGCCGTGCTCGTCGGCGTCCCCCTCATCACCGCCGGCGTCGTCCTCGCCAACCGCCGCCCACGACCCAAGGTTCCCGCAGATGCTTGA
- a CDS encoding Lrp/AsnC family transcriptional regulator produces the protein MDAVDLQIIRELQADGRLSNQDLADRVRLSPSPCLRRVRRLEEAGLIRGYTAMVDQVAFGLPVTVFVRIRLERHTAEAVRLFEEHVAVIEHIQDCYLMAGSSDYLLRIVIEDLEAYESLVRHRIHAIPGIASIESSFAFGSVKQSRTYPRPAPGAAGRSRR, from the coding sequence GTGGACGCAGTGGATCTGCAGATCATCAGGGAATTGCAGGCCGACGGACGCCTGTCCAACCAGGACCTCGCCGACCGCGTCCGACTGTCCCCGTCGCCCTGCCTGCGCCGGGTACGGCGGCTGGAGGAGGCGGGCCTGATCCGCGGTTACACGGCCATGGTCGACCAGGTCGCCTTCGGGCTCCCGGTCACCGTCTTCGTCCGGATCCGCCTGGAACGCCACACGGCGGAGGCGGTGCGGCTGTTCGAGGAGCACGTCGCGGTCATCGAGCACATCCAGGACTGCTACCTGATGGCGGGCAGCAGCGACTACCTGCTCCGGATCGTCATCGAGGACCTGGAAGCCTACGAATCCCTGGTGCGCCACCGGATCCACGCCATCCCCGGGATCGCCTCGATCGAATCGAGCTTCGCGTTCGGCAGCGTCAAGCAGTCCCGGACCTACCCGCGGCCCGCGCCCGGAGCCGCCGGGCGCTCACGGCGCTGA